From Ptychodera flava strain L36383 chromosome 2, AS_Pfla_20210202, whole genome shotgun sequence, the proteins below share one genomic window:
- the LOC139118572 gene encoding bcl-2-like protein 13, giving the protein MSDEAAHTAVEVEAPVAMATEDFRHETKYVVLSYMGLLPPSLELECDSSENEDRDDSSGKDGDEDDDTGKSTSSADSQLQVVGQLELEDSEIENDAEAENGDGVPNDDDEGSCESATKAEVPENTQGQVSVSSSLGKSQGTPKFVIEEYVEPSSTGKGQCVSGRHTQLTSLVMPLREELSQQLDALDEERGCASPRVWTASPRILPSASPRVLAPLSPEAVIASRIAAIGDQIMQEQQHQQELNSAVRKLLGLPQAKVTYDVFKEAASDVIDRDTTSGGWHQVASVLNFSRHLAFGLVKKGERSIGQLTEYSVQLIEENMANFIVEQGGWEAVYKMTLDDAELYSNPSEHSLPNSPWSEGLYLTLPPRKSSGSEVSDPSTGPPSPSWKEHGQPFLIPGKPHRVTPSNLLRTTPSNFESCRSADFGACNVSKEKCDAAGEMHYLDIENFDTESGYSSNVDTIPPSTGDDPKNLISETSDDLTKSDRRGSQCACTQTHRKTCRVQMLNMITVTWWQPCLGSTSPWKRRPTLRALEIQV; this is encoded by the exons ATGAGTGACGAAGCTGCACATACCGCTGTTGAGGTGGAAGCTcccgttgccatggcaacagaggACTTCCGCCATGAGACAAAATATGTGGTTCTGAG CTACATGGGCTTGCTGCCACCTAGTCTTGAACTGGAGTGTGACAGTTCAGAGAACGAAGACAGAGACGACAGCTCTGGTAAAGATGGGGATGAGGATGATGACACTGGCAAGTCCACAAGTTCTGCAGACAGCCAACTGCAGGTTGTCGGGCAGCTGGAGTTAGAAGAttcagaaattgaaaatgatgcTGAGGCTGAAAATGGTGATGGCGTGcctaatgatgatgatgagggcAGCTGTGAGTCGGCAACGAAAGCTGAAGTACCAG aAAATACTCAAGGTCAAGTATCAGTTTCAAGTTCACTGGGAAAAAGTCAAGGAACACCCAAGTTCGTTATTGAGGAATACGTGGAACCATCCAGCACTGGCAAAGGCCAGTGTGTAAGTGGTAGACATACTCAGTTGACTAGTCTGGTTATGCCACTGAGAGAAGAGCTTTCTCAACAGCTGGATGCTCTGGACGAGGAGAGAGGCTGTG CATCACCTCGTGTGTGGACGGCGAGTCCTCGCATTCTGCCATCTGCCAGCCCTCGTGTTCTGGCGCCCCTGAGTCCAGAGGCGGTAATCGCGAGCAGGATTGCCGCAATCGGAGACCAAATCATGCAAGAGCAGCAACACCAGCAGGAGTTGAACTCTGCTGTCAGGAAACTATTGGGACTACCTCAGGCCAAGGTGACTTACGATGTCTTCAAGGAGGCAGCTAGTGATGTCATCGACAGAGATACCACATCTGGTGGCTGGCACCAG GTTGCATCAGTCTTGAATTTCAGCCGCCATCTTGCTTTCGGACTGGTGAAGAAAGGCGAAAGGAGTATCGGCCAACTGACAGAATACAGTGTCCAACTGATCGAGGAAAACATGGCCAATTTCATTGTGGAACAGGGAGGATGG gaGGCAGTTTATAAAATGACGCTTGATGATGCCGAACTTTACAGCAACCCAAGTGAGCATTCACTACCCAACTCTCCATGGTCAGAGGGTCTTTACCTAACTCTACCTCCAAGAAAGTCCTCTGGGTCTGAGGTCAGTGACCCCAGTACTGGACCCCCTAGCCCGTCATGGAAAGAACATGGTCAGCCATTTCTCATCCCTGGAAAACCTCACAGAGTGACTCCTAGCAACCTGCTGAGAACTACACCCAGCAACTTTGAAAGCTGCAGAAGTGCAGATTTTGGAGCATGCAATGTGAGCAAAGAAAAATGTGACGCGGCAGGTGAAATGCACTATCTTGATATTGAGAATTTCGATACAGAATCTGGATACAGTTCAAATGTTGATACAATACCGCCCTCTACTGGTGATGACCCCAAAAATCTCATTTCCGAAACTTCTGATGACTTGACCAAGTCTGACAGGAGAGGAAGTCAGTGTGCGTGTACGCAAACACACAGGAAGACGTGCAGAGTCCAGATGTTGAATATGATAACAGTGACATGGTGGCAGCCATGTTTGGGATCAACTTCTCCATGGAAGAGGAGACCAACTCTGAGGGCGCTGGAGATACAAGTGTGA